From a region of the Trichoderma atroviride chromosome 6, complete sequence genome:
- a CDS encoding uncharacterized protein (EggNog:ENOG41): MASPKAGYGLPTKPTDGFRRRPEDSRMLSGIPKSTSRGNEREADTSRTAKQDQSQSRGASRVPLPSAPRRPSATPKFVPKLASDRQSKSWGSATSSSGHSRSHTQTGSGSSSSSRSFDSGSRLGQNAPRRKNPSLSPDAANLLSDSPNPGSNSPKRQSQVIIDPALGIQLDPDVIISPSSIYNEESSTLSKPVGQSPVIYPELDRYRHHVPVHNVWNRQIADMPYRLATHDLPPPTPGSLLFSANSSAISGSPSTGFSVSPAPGPYSRDTTPTSVSSQSPGLFVPSRGFPLTKTRQHSPALTRPPVTRRRTGSISNEVDLISVDPHGLAAVRESLTSSSSSSTVKGSVVNRRKEKKVGKVLAAPPQSPPPRKSSQKFRTSQDDEELSPRQRLQQRARPMEMSPPAKSSTSPRSYQSPSPQAMPPRRPSRDGTTDLKSQLFTPIPVIQSSLALRAANMERRDSESSTPHPSQPSVSQANKSASTSNLLPSEQPALSNRLTGRRKLSVSGIVKPTETSTSTSTAKASGSRFPFFGRKKSASESIANDREKKDKQKVPRKGPAAGTGHEGYGRIGAIRRRSGIIPNPQSSNESLVSGDSFLADRINPVIISGGAIVENRNASAELLRSESNLSLSTNERPSIDSIATSTMSSASRDVLRTSLWPSAIPRGPHNTRRPSDSTDTSGATMGSTLAFRRSIQRLKSFPDNPLQLPQPINTSGAISSPMTSFDTSIMSDESSLFNIQQRPLQELSNVPPAPKKLQKKPRSPRKWNLFGRSNAQPKQRKTSETVAVTIQPVEKKPVAFYTMMDSPEQEPVDLRELLREADAYSRSPAKMGTPELQAAEGQSPILSQLQPPANITPQQSLTGREFQAMIKPESTLPQAEGGVPAAVTLSSGRPSRLPQVGRIPQVVSNRPEAASPRSFSRPFGPNQPLALHIPPTRGLGMNTRMPNFSKPSTPIPDASGEGSTTDAGTEFSFFSEPRQHRSPGPPTTQEFLAFSPRKNSDCTSSTESCVYSYVEATAVIPKPDDPPAEDEVWDEYDDFLGEEAVKDRQSTTSSKGVPFHLETYQMKLMKGKSLESPTIVTDSRKLSTLSDAPTASTSFSADMTERIRKAFQPHPSPTVPSPVPEDVEQYHGGHSRKPSAAETARHSTVSSHRSMQSSSSNSSDEGTPLAQVNLRVGSMTVSKWLTFGQVLFSDIRYGLVRGQESLERPQVLVIDGLGNDDWSFYAAETYSTASFFNLSPRAPLPAEEQSSPSRYPLSPPNHHQVQYLSHLDEFPFDPQTFNCVVYRFPAAATEAHYQNVLSEARRVLKPGGYLELSILDADLNNMGNRGRRAIRQLKERINGASPETNLASTADLIVRLLGKSGFSTIKAARVGVPVASSITSSDDGSQGKGSIEAKKKKPKDQPSLAEMMRDHSSNADEGITNMVSRVGRWWYSRCYENAASHASGKSIWNDKALLRECEDLGTSLKLMVCCARAL, encoded by the coding sequence ATGGCATCCCCCAAGGCGGGATACGGACTACCGACCAAGCCTACCGACGGCTTTCGAAGACGACCCGAAGACTCGAGAATGCTAAGTGGCATCCCAAAATCTACGTCCCGTGGGAACGAAAGAGAAGCCGACACGTCGAGGACAGCAAAGCAGGATCAATCACAATCCCGCGGCGCCAGTCGGGTCCCTCTCCCGTCTGCACCACGCCGTCCCTCTGCTACCCCAAAATTTGTCCCAAAGCTCGCTTCAGACAGGCAATCAAAGTCATGGGGCTCCGCAACTAGCTCTTCTGGCCACTCTCGGTCCCATACACAGACTGGATCAggctcgtcctcgtccagTCGGTCATTCGATAGTGGCTCAAGATTGGGACAAAATGCGCCGAGACGGAAGAATCCTTCTCTATCACCCGATGCCGCCAACTTGCTTAGTGATTCTCCCAATCCCGGCTCAAATTCTCCTAAGCGCCAGTCCCAAGTTATAATAGACCCGGCACTTGGAATTCAGCTTGATCCAGATGTCATCATAAGCCCCAGCAGCATTTACAACGAAGAGTCATCGACCCTCTCCAAGCCCGTTGGCCAATCTCCGGTTATATACCCTGAGCTAGATCGATATCGTCATCACGTTCCAGTGCACAATGTCTGGAACAGGCAGATTGCGGACATGCCTTATCGCCTTGCTACGCACGACCTACCCCCGCCAACGCCTGGAAGcttgctcttctctgccaacagcagcgccatcagCGGCAGTCCTTCGACAGGTTTTTCTGTGTCTCCTGCTCCAGGGCCATATAGCCGAGACACCACGCCAACTTCAGTATCTTCGCAATCTCCCGGACTTTTTGTCCCTAGTCGTGGTTTTCCCCTGACTAAAACCCGGCAACACAGTCCTGCTCTTACTCGCCCGCCAGTGACTAGGCGAAGAACTGGGAGTATATCAAATGAAGTTGACCTAATAAGCGTTGACCCTCATGGTCTAGCTGCAGTTAGAGAATCACtgacttcttcatcgtcaagcTCTACAGTCAAAGGGAGCGTGGTtaatagaagaaaagagaaaaaggttGGAAAAGTTCTAGCAGCACCTCCACAAAGCCCACCTCCCCGGAAATCTTCGCAGAAGTTCCGTACGAgccaagacgatgaagagcttTCTCCCAGGCAGCGTCTGCAACAGAGAGCTCGGCCCATGGAGATGTCGCCCCCAGCAAAATCCAGTACCTCACCTCGCAGCTATCAGTCACCATCGCCACAAGCTATGCCTCCACGCCGGCCAAGCCGAGATGGAACTACTGATCTCAAGTCTCAGTTGTTCACGCCAATCCCCGTCATTCAAAGTAGTTTAGCACTCCGGGCAGCCAATATGGAGAGGCGTGATAGTGAATCTTCAACTCCTCACCCATCTCAGCCTTCAGTCTCGCAGGCCAACAAGAGTGCCTCGACATCAAATCTCCTCCCGTCTGAGCAACCTGCCCTATCAAATAGGCTGACGGGTCGGAGAAAGCTTAGCGTGTCTGGTATTGTCAAGCCAACTGAAACATCAACATCGACCTCGACTGCCAAGGCTTCGGGTTCTCGGTTTCCATTCTTTGGGCGTAAAAAGTCTGCTTCTGAGAGCATAGCAAATgatagagagaaaaaggacaagCAGAAAGTGCCGAGAAAGGGTCCAGCGGCTGGCACAGGCCACGAGGGGTACGGGCGCATTGGTGCTATTCGACGGCGGAGTGGGATCATTCCCAATCCTCAATCATCAAATGAGAGCCTTGTCAGTGGTGACTCCTTCCTGGCTGATCGCATCAATCCTGTTATTATCTCAGGAGGAGCCATCGTCGAAAATCGAAACGCCAGCGCCGAGCTCCTCAGGTCAGAGAGCAATCTGAGTTTATCAACAAACGAACGCCCAAGCATTGATTCGATAGCAACTTCCACCATGTCTTCTGCTTCGAGGGATGTGTTAAGAACATCTCTCTGGCCTTCGGCCATCCCTCGTGGACCTCACAATACTCGGAGGCCATCTGATAGCACCGATACCAGTGGTGCGACCATGGGATCTACATTGGCATTCCGGCGATCAATTCAACGACTCAAGTCGTTTCCGGACAATCCTCTGCAACTGCCACAGCCGATAAACACTAGCGGGGCAATCTCATCGCCAATGACTAGCTTTGATACCAGCATCATGTCTGATGAGTCTTCCCTATTTAATATCCAGCAGCGGCCACTCCAGGAGTTGAGTAATGTCCCGCCAGCACCCAAAAAGCTGCAGAAGAAGCCTCGATCTCCAAGAAAATGGAATCTGTTTGGTAGATCCAACGCTCAACCCAAACAGAGAAAAACAAGTGAGACAGTTGCAGTCACTATTCAGCctgtggagaagaagcctgtGGCTTTTTATACCATGATGGACTCGCCTGAACAAGAGCCTGTAGACCTACGGGAACTTCTACGGGAAGCTGACGCCTACTCGCGCTCGCCTGCCAAGATGGGTACCCCTGAACTGCAGGCAGCTGAAGGGCAGTCTCCCATCTTATCGCAGTTGCAGCCTCCAGCAAACATTACACCGCAGCAATCTTTAACTGGTCGGGAATTTCAAGCCATGATAAAACCCGAATCCACCCTTCCACAAGCTGAAGGAGGAGTCCCTGCCGCTGTGACGCTGAGCTCTGGGAGGCCCAGTCGACTGCCTCAAGTGGGAAGAATCCCCCAAGTGGTGAGCAACCGTCCCGAGGCGGCCTCCCCTCGTAGCTTCTCACGGCCGTTTGGGCCAAATCAACCGCTGGCTTTGCATATACCTCCCACGCGTGGTTTAGGCATGAACACCAGGATGCCTAACTTTTCCAAGCCATCCACACCCATCCCGGATGCAAGCGGCGAAGGCTCAACCACCGACGCAGGGACAGAGTTTTCCTTCTTTAGCGAACCTAGACAGCACAGATCTCCCGGTCCTCCAACTACACAAGAGTTCTTGGCATTCTCTCCTCGAAAGAACTCCGACTGTACTTCTTCGACCGAATCTTGTGTCTACAGCTATGTAGAAGCGACTGCTGTTATCCCAAAGCCTGATGACCCACCTGCAGAAGACGAGGTTTGGGACGAGTATGATGATTTTCTGGGGGAAGAGGCTGTGAAGGATCGACAATCGACTACATCTTCCAAGGGTGTTCCTTTTCATCTCGAAACATATCAGATGAAGCTAATGAAGGGAAAGTCTCTCGAGTCTCCAACAATCGTCACTGATAGCCGCAAACTTTCAACTCTCTCAGATGCCCCAACAGCTTCCACTTCTTTTAGTGCTGATATGACAGAGAGAATTCGCAAAGCCTTCCAGCCTCATCCCAGCCCTACTGTACCCTCGCCGGTGCCAGAGGACGTAGAGCAATATCATGGCGGGCATTCAAGGAAGCCTAGCGCCGCCGAGACTGCTCGTCACAGTACTGTTTCTTCTCACAGGTCTATGCAATCGAGCTCATCCAACTCTTCAGATGAAGGAACACCTCTGGCACAGGTCAATCTTCGTGTAGGATCTATGACCGTTAGTAAATGGCTTACTTTTGGTCAAGTCCTCTTTAGCGATATTCGCTATGGGCTGGTGCGGGGCCAAGAGTCCCTTGAACGCCCTCAAGTCCTCGTTATCGATGGGCTCGGTAACGATGACTGGTCATTTTACGCTGCGGAAACATACTCAactgccagcttcttcaacttATCCCCACGTGCTCCTTTACCTGCCGAAGAACAGagctctccatctcgctATCCCTTGAGTCCACCCAACCATCATCAAGTACAATATCTTTCCCATCTTGATGAGTTTCCCTTTGATCCGCAAACTTTCAATTGCGTTGTTTATCGGTTCCCAGCTGCTGCCACAGAAGCGCACTATCAGAACGTCCTTTCTGAAGCCCGTCGTGTGCTCAAGCCGGGCGGATATCTTGAACTATCTATTCTTGACGCCGACCTCAATAACATGGGCAATCGTGGGCGCCGGGCCATTCGCCAGCTTAAGGAACGCATAAACGGAGCGTCTCCAGAAACTAATCTGGCGTCTACTGCCGATCTAATTGTCCGTCTTCTGGGAAAGAGTGGCTTTTCAACGATCAAAGCTGCGCGTGTTGGTGTTCCGGTGGCCAGCTCAATCACTTCCTCCGACGATGGCTCGCAAGGCAAAGGCTCaatcgaggccaagaagaagaagcccaaggatCAACCCAGCCTTGCAGAAATGATGCGAGACCATAGTTCAAATGCAGATGAGGGCATCACCAATATGGTATCCCGAGTGGGTCGCTGGTGGTACTCTCGATGCTATGAGAACGCAGCCAGTCATGCCTCTGGAAAGAGCATCTGGAACGATAAAGCTTTACTCAGGGAATGTGAGGATCTGGGCACCAGCCTTAAACTGATGGTTTGTTGTGCCCGCGCGCTTTGA
- a CDS encoding uncharacterized protein (EggNog:ENOG41), which yields MDDRLIIAVDFGTTYSGIAYCFADQRNSSPIPIDNWPGANGIDVPKIPTVICYDKKNPQKFVWGGSVEPHADSISGFKLLLDPSQPRPEYVPGINIAKELQQLPKSPIEITADFIGAIHKHAIEEISKKFPKDYVQLCRKEYVFSVPAVWSDAAKHATLKAAEMAGLTPVQLIKEPEAAALWTTKKLDVAMNSGDVFVVCDAGGGTVDLVSYEVETANPKLQVKEVVPGTGGMAGSLNLNKRFESAVEELVGEKQWSVLHSNKGFQLASSLFEKEIKKGFRGDPDDDCFDDDDEFYVNFYPARLTDNPDRGLESNTWTMVRDDLMDIFNPVIDDVLKLVDDQVERVKMKMGGREPKYIFLVGGFGSNRYLMKRIVNRYPSIEVLQPPDAWAAIAKGAALSETSSETTVTSLSATRHYGTKVQSLYDEILDRGRPFKEGIDGNIWTDMMMWYIHRGDNLSKSSRIPFTLRSYYSQHDYETGNLWLYGKLYESQEETAPRYPSDNETFRLNCKLLCNLSKVPKHLFEKNINKYGQTYYSLMLKFVMTLEGALMTFSFEIDGVTYDSVEAKYDP from the exons ATGGACGACAGGCTCATTATTGCTGTGGACTTTGGTACCACTTACTCTGGCATTGCTTATTGCTTTGCCGACCAACGGAACAGTTCTCCCATTCCCATTGACAACTGGCCCG GAGCCAACGGCATCGATGTGCCAAAGATTCCCACTGTTATTTGCTACGACAAAAAAAACCCTCAGAAGTTTGTCTGGGGAGGGAGTGTAGAGCCTCATGCTGACAGCATATCTGGATTCAAACTGTTGCTTGATCCGTCGCAACCAAGGCCAGAATATGTCCCCGGAATCAACATTGCCAAAGAACTCCAACAGCTACCGAAATCGCCTATTGAGATTACGGCCGATTTTATTGGTGCCATACATAAGCATGCAATTGAAGAGATTAGCAAAAAGTTTCCCAAAGACTACGTCCAGTTGTGCCGCAAGGAATATGTTTTTTCTG TACCGGCTGTATGGTCTGATGCTGCTAAACACGCTACATTAAAG GCCGCTGAGATGGCGGGACTTACCCCGGTCCAACTAATCAAGGAACCCGAAGCTGCGGCATTATGGACGACTAAGAAGCTTGACGTCGCTATGAACTCTGGCGATGTCTTTGTTGTTTGCGATGCCGGTGGTGGTACAGTCGATTTGGTATCTTATGAAGTCGAGACCGCCAACCCCAAGCTGCAAGTCAAAGAAGTAGTTCCCGGCACAG GTGGAATGGCCGGATCGCTCAATCTGAACAAGCGTTTTGAAAGCGCCGTGGAAGAGCTTGTTGGCGAAAAGCAGTGGAGCGTGTTGCACTCCAACAAAGGCTTCCAGCTTGCATCGTCACTTTTTGAAaaagagatcaagaaggGATTCAGGGGAGACCCCGATGATGACtgttttgatgatgatgatgagttCTATGTTAACTTTTACCCGGCAAGGCTAACAGACAACCCTGACCGCGGCCTAGAGTCGAATACGTGGACAATGGTCAG GGATGACTTGATGGATATATTCAATCCCGTCATTGATGACGTTCTGAAGCTAGTCGACGATCAAGTCGAGCGtgtcaagatgaagatgggaggACGAGAGCCAAAG TACATTTTCTTGGTCGGCGGGTTTGGTAGCAATCGATATTTGATGAAACGAATCGTGAACAGATATCCGAGTATAGAAGTTTTACAACCTCCTGATGCTTGGGCTGCAATTGCCAA GGGCGCCGCGCTTTCTGAAACGTCAAGCGAAACTACTGTTACAAGTCTTTCAGCTACTCGTCATTACGGTACCAAAGTTCAAAGTCTCTACGATGAAATTCTAGATCGAGGAAGACCTTTTAAAGAGGGTATTGATGGCAACATTTGGACCGACATG ATGATGTGGTATATACATAGAGGAGATAATCTTTCGAAGAGTTCTCGTATTCCATTCACGCTGCGCAGTTACTATTCTCAACATGATTACGAGACGGGGAATCTTTGGTTATACGGCAAGCTGTATGAATCCCAAGAGGA AACGGCGCCTCGATATCCTTCAGATAACGAGACCTTCCGTCTCAATTGCAAATTGCTCTGCAACCTCTCCAAAGTGCCAAAGCACCTGTTTGAGAAAAATATTA ACAAATATGGACAAACATA CTATAGTCTTATGCTGAAGTTTGTCATGACACTTGAAGGCGCACTAATGACATTCTCCTTTGAAATTGATGGGGTTACATATGATTCAGTCGAAGCCAAGTATGACCCATGA
- a CDS encoding uncharacterized protein (EggNog:ENOG41), whose amino-acid sequence MRSLIQTIFPIWQTPRTNRELKQLTDDYNRLAFSLRHTRSELQQANSQLEQAHSELHRANNEVRQLNDSVHDCQKELKACRSEISKLQNKERSMRDFLIENSHNQIVSDRDVCERFTQLRQRIQRLASNKAYDIEEFHDLTLDGKWFQGRYIETLWNLSPKSGRLAILRSLLFQFLHNNILNLLHFDINDKKTSPYLAELGSPFPNLSQPLSFFERILGDCAVNRDILINWRLSTFKCIDAAGLGGSDSGVAFGDLMFNYFQEFTSQNATPQQISKLRNGYRELCKEAWALQLLMRNSLEPFECFVSPGCRLRGLEDRYEAIGEISHVPGTTGDFVFPIFGALIKHNKVNGESVTVLEKAQCIMAVPSA is encoded by the exons ATGAGAAGCTTGATACAGACTATATTCCCGATATGGCAAACTCCAAGGACTAATAGGGAGCTCAAACAGCTTACTGACGATTATAACCGCCTAGCATTCTCGCTGCGGCACACTCGCAGTGAGCTGCAACAAGCGAACAGTCAACTGGAGCAGGCTCATAGCGAACTACACCGAGCCAATAACGAGGTGCGCCAACTCAATGACTCGGTACATGACTGTCAAAAGGAGCTGAAAGCTTGTCGATCTGAAATCTCAAAGTTGCAAAACAAAGAACGGAGCATGCGAGATTTTCTTATCGAAAACAGTCATAACCAGATTGTTAGTGATAGAGACGTATGCGAGAGATTTACGCAACTCCGTCAGCGCATACAGAGACTTGCTTCCAATAAAGCATATGACATAGAAGAGTTCCATGACTTGACACTGGACGGAAAATGGTTTCAGGGCAGATATATTGAGACTCTATGGAATCTATCACCAAAGTCAGGCCGACTGGCTATTTTGAGGAGCCTTTTGTTCCAGTTTCTGCATAATAATATTCTCAACCTACTGCATTTCGATATCAACGACAAAAAAACGAGCCCATATTTAGCAGAACTTGGCAGCCCTTTTCCAAACTTAAGCCAACCTTTAAGCTTCTTTGAGCGCATTCTTGGCGATTGTGCTG TGAATCGCGATATATTGATCAACTGGAGATTATCTACATTCAAATGCATCGACGCCGCGGGGCTGGGCGGGAGTGACTCTGGCGTCGCCTTTGGAGATTTGATGTTCAATTACTTTCAAGAATTCACCTCTCAGAATGCGACGCCACAGCAAATTTCGAAACTGAGAAATGGCTATCGAGAACTTTGTAAAGAGGCATGGGCTCTCCAACTCCTAATGCGCAACTCATTAGAGCCTTTTGAATGTTTCGTTTCTCCAGGATGTCGGCTCAGGGGGCTAGAAGATCGGTATGAAGCAATCGGAGAAATATCTCACGTTCCGGGTACGACAGGAGACTTTGTGTTTCCCATTTTTGGAGCTCTTATTAAACACAACAAGGTTAATGGGGAGAGTGTCACAGTATTAGAGAAAGCTCAGTGTATCATGGCAGTGCCCTCTGCATGA
- a CDS encoding uncharacterized protein (EggNog:ENOG41~TransMembrane:1 (i9-26o)) — protein MTRRIVRTLTQLGAITLLTTILIFFLDRNYRVLPNALHNYMPTHHPGLVVTDITITTCSSLKPFSSCELNPNEWHRIEKELYLGKAWTSSAYLHVRRKHEENLTDEDEVVVGVSVGSLNPGDVSTGEGEHWEPRPGGIWLKRSRNKKSSDSDAAVTDVDVVFGDDATEARDGWGIVGRPLHLDTGSSFLSAHLTVKRGAHHEIKKPQPRIPDNGRLKIMQVGDLHLSTGVGECREAVPDGYKGGKCEADPRTLDFLTKMLDEEKPDLVILSGDQVNGDSAPDAPSAIYKYASLLIERKIPYAAIFGNHDDEKSMSREAQMALMETLPYSLSQAGPADVDGVGNYYIEVLARGHNDHSALTIYLLDTHSYSPDERHFPGYDWVKPNQIDWFKKTHANLKKNHDGYTHRHMDIAFIHIPLIEYADWDKPRVGEWKEGVTAPVYNTGFHDALVEQGVVMVSAGHDHVNDYCSLSRHGDETKSFLPGWEEKLPLQSETKPEDEVPRVPAMWMCYSGGIGFGGYAGYDGYVRRLRMFEVDTEEARITTWKRVEYGETEARIDQQVLVDAGKAYFAPPPPPPPEEQPQQEQEQQQQ, from the exons ATGACGCGACGCATT GTTCGCACGCTCACCCAGCTGGGCGCCATAACGCTCCTCACCACtatcctcatcttcttcctcgaccGAAACTACAGGGTCCTTCCTAATGCCCTCCACAACTACATGCCGACCCACCATCCCGGCCTGGTGGTCACCGACATCACCATCACGACCTGCTCCAGCCTCAAGCCCTTCTCCTCCTGCGAGCTGAACCCGAACGAATGGCACCGCATCGAGAAAGAGCTGTATCTGGGCAAGGCCTGGACGTCGAGCGCATACCTCCACGTGCGCCGCAAGCACGAAGAGAACCTGaccgacgaagacgaggttgTTGTCGGCGTCTCAGTGGGATCCCTGAATCCCGGAGACGTCTCGACGGGCGAAGGCGAGCACTGGGAGCCGAGGCCTGGCGGTATCTGGTTGAAGCGATCCAGGAATAAGAAATCAAGCGACTCTGATGCTGCCGTGACGGACGTGGACGTTGTCTTTGGCGATGACGCAACCGAGGCCCGCGACGGCTGGGGCATTGTTGGAAGACCCCTGCATCTCGATACCGGCTCGAGTTTCCTCAGCGCCCACCTGACTGTCAAGAGAGGCGCGCATCACGAGATAAAGAAGCCGCAGCCTAGAATCCCCGACAACGGACGGCTTAAGATTATGCAAGTGGGAGACTTGCACCTCAGCACGGGCGTGGGCGAGTGCCGAGAGGCTGTTCCCGACGGCTACAAGGGAGGCAAATGCGAGGCTGATCCCAGGACGCTTGATTTCCTCaccaagatgctggatgaGGAGAAGCCCGACTTGGTCATCTTGAGCGGCGATCAGGTTAATGGCGATTCGGCCCCCGATGCACCTTCG GCTATATACAAATACGCCTCTCTCCTCATCGAGCGCAAAATACCATAtgccgccatctttggcaacCACGACGACGAAAAGTCTATGTCGCGAGAAGCCCAAATGGCTCTCATGGAGACCCTCCCTTACTCCCTATCGCAAGCCGGCCCCGCAGACGTCGACGGCGTCGGCAACTACTACATCGAAGTCCTGGCTCGTGGCCACAACGACCACTCCGCCTTGACAATCTACCTCCTCGACACGCATTCGTACTCGCCCGATGAGCGCCATTTCCCGGGCTACGACTGGGTCAAGCCCAATCAGATTGACTGGTTCAAAAAGACCCATGCCAACCTGAAGAAGAACCACGATGGATACACCCATCGACACATGGATATTGCCTTTATACATATTCCCCTGATAGAATACGCCGATTGGGATAAGCCCCGCGTCGGAGAATGGAAAGAGGGCGTCACAGCCCCCGTCTACAACACCGGATTCCACGATGCCCTCGTTGAGCAAGGCGTTGTCATGGTCAGCGCCGGACA TGACCACGTCAACGACTACTGCTCCCTCTCCCGCCACGGCGACGAAACAAAATCCTTCCTCCCAGGCTGGGAAGAAAAACTGCCCCTCCAGTCCGAAACGAAGCCCGAGGACGAGGTCCCCCGCGTGCCCGCCATGTGGATGTGCTACTCCGGCGGCATCGGCTTCGGTGGCTACGCCGGCTACGACGGCTACGTCCGCCGCCTGCGCATGTTCGAGGTCGACACCGAGGAGGCGCGCATCACGACGTGGAAGAGGGTCGAGTACGGCGAGACCGAGGCCCGTATTGACCAGCAGGTTCTTGTGGATGCTGGAAAGGCGTATtttgcgccgccgccgccgccgccgcctgaagaacagccgcagcaggaacaggagcagcagcagcagtaa
- a CDS encoding uncharacterized protein (EggNog:ENOG41), producing MEEAQALYRRVYISYLRMFNQSHPQTLEALDDLAHVSKASNAIDEAETLYKKSLEIKTRVFGAEHPNTADAMHNLAVIDDIRCRYEDAKVKYQKALDIMAASIGKAHPLYITTLENLAFSSRLRANAFGEEDHTRSLISAEGGSSSRTFRDRARRRLTANSMATITPESYAANKSKEEAVLRDASRQRAFAEAEKFYLDALGIKKSAVLLYREEDVVETASKLREMYENEAFYEDCGGEKVSDLMSLLREMRRRGTL from the coding sequence atggaagaggctcAGGCGCTCTACCGTCGTGTATACATCTCTTACCTGAGAATGTTTAACCAGAGCCATCCCCAGACGCTTGAAGCTCTCGATGACCTTGCGCACGTATCAAAGGCTAGCAACGCCATTGATGAGGCCGAGACTCTTTACAAGAAATCACTAGAGATCAAAACCAGGGTCTTTGGAGCAGAACACCCTAACACCGCTGATGCTATGCATAACCTTGCCGTTATTGACGATATACGGTGCCGTTatgaagatgccaaagtcaaGTATCAAAAAGCCTTGGATATCATGGCTGCCTCGATAGGCAAAGCCCATCCGCTTTACATAACCACATTGGAGAATCTAGCATTCAGCAGTCGTCTACGTGCTAATGCATTCGGTGAGGAAGATCATACGAGATCTCTAATATCTGCAGAAGGGGGCTCCAGCAGTCGTACTTTTCGTGACCGCGCCCGCCGTCGCCTCACAGCCAACTCAATGGCTACCATTACTCCAGAAAGCTATGCTGCAAATAAATCCAAAGAAGAGGCCGTGCTTCGTGATGCTTCTCGCCAGCGCGCTTTTGCCGAGGCGGAGAAATTTTACCTCGATGCTCTAGGCATTAAAAAGTCTGCGGTTCTGCTGTACCGCGAGGAAGACGTTGTTGAAACAGCGTCGAAATTACGGGAGATGTATGAGAATGAGGCCTTTTACGAGGACTGTGGAGGTGAAAAGGTTTCCGACTTGATGAGCCttttgagagagatgaggaggagagggacaCTGTAA